The Sorangiineae bacterium MSr11367 genome window below encodes:
- a CDS encoding IS66 family transposase has protein sequence MRSARAGDETSFRTQTRVERSFVWTFLSKLHTVYVFSSSRSGDTPKKVLGGSRGTLTIDGYTGYNIVTDGDGRERSGGMSHARRYLFDALPSAPEARERLDIILEVFLVEREVQKLNIVGTKEHLRLRYSKAASAMERLREWREKMAPLFEPKSPMGEASSIHEKSMGQIDGIPQRCPDSHSQQRVRIGIANRRSNSKKNHFSSATSKPVAAT, from the coding sequence ATGCGATCCGCACGTGCAGGCGACGAGACGAGTTTTCGTACGCAGACCCGTGTCGAACGATCCTTCGTGTGGACCTTCCTTTCAAAGCTCCACACGGTTTACGTTTTCAGTTCCTCGCGCAGCGGTGACACGCCGAAAAAGGTACTTGGGGGAAGCAGGGGCACGCTCACCATCGATGGCTACACGGGCTACAATATCGTGACGGACGGGGATGGGCGTGAACGCTCTGGGGGCATGAGTCACGCGCGGCGATATCTCTTCGACGCTCTTCCGAGCGCGCCAGAAGCGCGCGAGAGATTGGATATCATACTCGAGGTGTTCCTCGTCGAGCGCGAAGTCCAAAAATTGAATATCGTGGGAACGAAGGAGCATTTGAGGTTGCGTTATTCGAAAGCGGCGTCGGCGATGGAACGCCTGCGCGAATGGCGCGAAAAGATGGCGCCGTTGTTCGAGCCGAAGAGCCCAATGGGCGAGGCATCTTCGATACATGAAAAATCAATGGGGCAGATTGACGGCATTCCTCAACGATGCCCAGATTCCCATTCACAACAACGCGTCCGAATCGGTATTGCGAATCGTCGCTCTAATTCGAAAAAAAATCACTTTTCTTCGGCGACGAGCAAGCCGGTCGCCGCTACATGA
- a CDS encoding transposase domain-containing protein, which yields MTLFSLIATCERHDINPEVYLADILIRLQEHPKDRVAELLPHRWKERFGSGFTVRTTLMPSDAT from the coding sequence ATGACGCTCTTTTCGTTGATCGCAACGTGCGAACGGCACGACATCAATCCGGAGGTCTACCTCGCGGACATTCTGATTCGCCTTCAAGAGCACCCGAAGGACCGAGTCGCCGAGCTGCTCCCACATCGGTGGAAGGAGCGCTTCGGAAGTGGCTTCACCGTCCGTACCACGCTCATGCCCAGCGACGCGACCTGA
- a CDS encoding IS630 family transposase yields the protein MARFALTSPSCFATRRKILAGAGPTWTRELLCLQMRGDGWATVAVCTMGRALARLGARLGLPKPVVLCPWPRDARAAVLQQIRALEGRASAQEPVLYSDEVDIHLNPKIGRDWMLPGHQRRIVTPGKNEKFYIAGALDVRTGKLHTTGAARKNTDLFCVLLWLLARSYGRHVRRIHLIVDNYGIHSARKTKRALEALGGRIVLHFLPPYCPDANRIERVWQDLHANVTRNHRCKTMRSSSTMPDNTSTTMPGDMPLVFRLLSGSQRDLVRGFCSLILAGSRRVTPNVGSRAHLAASSVKNCAMCTLYPGLLIMKCRCAG from the coding sequence ATGGCGCGTTTCGCGCTCACGTCGCCGAGCTGCTTCGCCACACGCCGGAAGATTTTGGCTGGAGCCGGCCCCACTTGGACGCGCGAGCTGTTGTGTCTGCAGATGCGCGGGGATGGTTGGGCGACGGTGGCTGTCTGCACGATGGGTCGCGCTCTCGCGCGACTCGGCGCACGGCTTGGGTTGCCGAAGCCCGTCGTGCTCTGCCCATGGCCACGTGATGCGCGAGCGGCTGTTTTGCAGCAGATTCGCGCGCTCGAGGGACGTGCCAGCGCCCAGGAACCGGTCCTCTATTCCGACGAGGTCGACATTCACCTCAATCCGAAGATCGGACGCGACTGGATGCTGCCCGGTCACCAACGTCGTATCGTGACGCCCGGCAAGAACGAGAAGTTCTACATCGCCGGTGCGCTCGATGTCCGAACAGGCAAGCTGCACACCACCGGCGCTGCACGGAAGAATACTGACCTCTTCTGCGTGCTCCTGTGGCTCCTTGCCAGGAGCTACGGACGCCATGTCCGCCGGATTCACCTCATCGTCGACAACTACGGCATCCATTCCGCTCGCAAGACGAAGCGCGCACTCGAAGCGCTCGGCGGCCGTATCGTCCTGCACTTCCTGCCGCCGTATTGCCCCGACGCCAACCGAATCGAACGCGTATGGCAGGACCTCCATGCCAACGTCACCCGAAATCATCGTTGCAAGACCATGAGGAGCTCCTCCACAATGCCCGACAATACGTCAACAACTATGCCTGGCGACATGCCACTGGTATTCAGGCTGCTCTCCGGATCGCAGCGTGATCTTGTTCGAGGATTCTGCTCCCTGATTTTAGCGGGCAGCCGGCGCGTGACGCCAAATGTCGGGTCACGCGCGCATCTGGCAGCGTCGTCCGTGAAGAACTGCGCGATGTGCACTCTGTACCCGGGTTTGCTGATCATGAAGTGCAGATGTGCAGGGTGA
- a CDS encoding LysR family transcriptional regulator — protein MSATIAIRRRALGVSAIDSIIAGKTEVGALMSDISLNWDLHDKPIASNESISYNPFISAIIITMDLRQLTYFIAVAEERSFSRGARREHVVQSAVSAAVSRLEQELEVKLFDRSTRDVALTPAGAALLPEAKATLGAARRARESVATASGELGGSVIVGSLQSSGPLDLPAVLAGVHAAHPKIVICLRQVSTGTEGHLAAVASGDIDLALVSTSPQANGSTAAITLHALTTEPLLFVCHRNHALASRKRVELRELAEQIFVNFAPGWGYEHRRIAPLRWPGSIDVCRSKFPITRPPSDS, from the coding sequence GTGAGCGCGACCATCGCCATACGAAGGCGCGCATTGGGTGTATCCGCCATTGACTCGATCATCGCAGGCAAAACGGAAGTGGGAGCACTTATGAGCGACATATCGTTGAACTGGGACTTGCACGACAAACCTATCGCCTCCAATGAATCTATCTCATATAATCCATTTATATCCGCGATAATTATCACCATGGATCTACGACAGCTCACCTACTTCATCGCCGTGGCGGAAGAACGCAGCTTCTCCCGCGGCGCGCGCCGCGAACACGTGGTTCAATCAGCGGTATCCGCAGCCGTGAGCCGACTCGAGCAAGAACTCGAGGTAAAGCTTTTCGACCGTAGCACCAGAGATGTCGCCCTCACCCCTGCTGGGGCCGCTCTTCTTCCGGAGGCAAAGGCAACTCTTGGTGCCGCCCGCCGTGCACGTGAATCCGTGGCGACGGCATCCGGCGAACTCGGGGGAAGCGTCATCGTCGGTTCGCTGCAATCCTCGGGACCTCTCGATCTTCCCGCGGTTCTCGCGGGCGTCCATGCGGCGCATCCGAAGATCGTCATTTGCCTACGTCAGGTCTCCACCGGAACGGAAGGACATCTCGCCGCCGTGGCGTCTGGAGATATCGATTTGGCGTTGGTTTCAACATCGCCCCAGGCAAACGGGTCTACCGCAGCCATCACTCTGCATGCTCTCACCACGGAGCCGCTGCTCTTCGTCTGTCACCGGAACCACGCACTCGCCTCTCGCAAGAGGGTCGAGCTTCGCGAGCTCGCGGAACAGATTTTCGTGAACTTCGCACCCGGCTGGGGGTACGAGCATCGACGGATCGCGCCTTTGAGATGGCCGGGGTCCATCGACGTGTGCCGTTCGAAGTTTCCGATTACGCGACCGCCATCGGACTCGTGA
- a CDS encoding helix-turn-helix transcriptional regulator has protein sequence MSRSTFASTFRKVVGETPLAYVAAWRMRSAARLLQSTEESIKAIASTVGYASDEAFPRAFRSWAGMAPGAFRERSRR, from the coding sequence ATGTCTCGTTCGACGTTCGCGAGCACCTTCCGCAAGGTCGTGGGCGAGACGCCGTTGGCTTATGTGGCGGCGTGGCGCATGCGAAGCGCGGCGCGACTTCTCCAATCGACGGAGGAAAGCATAAAGGCCATTGCCAGTACAGTTGGTTATGCGTCCGACGAAGCCTTCCCTCGCGCTTTTCGGTCGTGGGCAGGCATGGCCCCCGGTGCTTTTCGTGAGCGTTCACGGCGTTGA
- a CDS encoding MFS transporter, whose translation MQGSLSEDLALSQDAKHSNRSSRRTVLLLAIACGVGAANLYYAQPLAASMALEFHVAPARVATTLSLTQLGYAFGMVFLVPLGDGRERRHLIVRTALVASLALMFIAAAPTIQWLTAASLLVGFASSIPQMMIPFAVGLVRPPERPAAVAVTMSGLLSGILLSRTVSGIVGGWLGWRATFWGAALVMAALTAVLRFALPRQEPEGRPLPYAALLRSMADLVRTEPALRTRTAIGALGFAAFSTFWSTIAFHLASPGLGYGSATAGLLGAVGIVGVMVAPVVGRFASRLGPTRINRFALAVAVTAFALFCAAARSLASIVIGVVLLDAGIQASHLANQMVIYGLRPEQRNRLNAVYMVAYFAGGALGTGVGGLAWSLAGWNGVCAAGAGFLLMSFPLLRGNGHETRSNDEAQRIVGGE comes from the coding sequence ATGCAAGGTTCTCTCAGCGAAGACCTGGCCCTCAGCCAGGACGCAAAGCATTCCAACCGATCGTCGCGGCGCACGGTTCTCTTACTCGCCATCGCATGCGGCGTCGGCGCGGCGAATCTCTACTATGCGCAGCCGCTCGCGGCATCGATGGCACTCGAGTTCCACGTAGCACCGGCTCGCGTCGCAACGACGCTCTCTCTAACGCAACTCGGTTACGCCTTCGGTATGGTGTTCCTGGTGCCATTGGGCGACGGGCGTGAGCGTCGGCATCTCATCGTTCGGACTGCACTGGTCGCATCGCTCGCATTGATGTTCATCGCGGCCGCACCCACCATTCAATGGCTCACGGCCGCGAGCCTGCTCGTCGGCTTTGCGAGCTCGATCCCGCAAATGATGATTCCGTTCGCCGTCGGGTTGGTGCGTCCGCCGGAGCGGCCGGCTGCAGTGGCGGTGACGATGAGCGGGCTCCTGTCGGGCATCCTGCTGTCGCGCACCGTAAGCGGCATCGTTGGCGGATGGCTTGGATGGCGCGCGACATTCTGGGGTGCGGCCCTGGTCATGGCGGCGCTCACTGCAGTGCTGCGTTTCGCGCTCCCACGTCAGGAGCCGGAAGGGCGGCCACTTCCGTACGCCGCCTTGCTCCGTTCGATGGCGGACCTCGTGCGAACGGAGCCCGCCTTACGCACGCGCACAGCAATCGGCGCTCTAGGTTTTGCAGCATTCAGTACGTTCTGGTCTACCATCGCGTTTCACCTCGCGAGCCCCGGGCTCGGTTACGGAAGTGCGACCGCCGGACTACTCGGCGCGGTGGGGATCGTCGGCGTGATGGTGGCACCAGTGGTGGGGCGGTTCGCGTCGCGCTTGGGCCCCACACGAATCAATCGATTCGCCCTCGCCGTAGCCGTTACGGCCTTCGCCCTATTCTGCGCGGCCGCGCGATCGCTGGCAAGCATCGTCATCGGCGTGGTGTTACTCGACGCCGGCATTCAAGCGAGCCATCTCGCGAATCAAATGGTTATTTACGGGCTCCGACCCGAACAGCGAAACAGGCTGAATGCGGTCTACATGGTCGCGTACTTTGCGGGCGGCGCGCTCGGAACCGGAGTTGGCGGACTGGCCTGGTCGTTGGCCGGATGGAACGGCGTGTGCGCCGCTGGTGCGGGGTTCCTATTGATGTCCTTCCCGCTTCTGCGCGGGAACGGACATGAGACCCGCTCCAACGACGAGGCGCAACGGATCGTCGGAGGCGAATGA
- a CDS encoding LysR family transcriptional regulator, which produces MEIRHLRSFLAIAAELHFGRAARRVGITQPALSQQLRQMERELGTRLVGRTPSVALTDSGRVLAEHGEALMARWCDALEATRRAGQTVRPRLRIGFLEYVNPPFLAATLRALREAVPEVIVETRNLYSREVVAGLVEGTLDIGLTTSPVEHPTLALRPLLEGKWLVAMPARHPLRRHDTVPVEALRDAPLVFSDRQVNPPIYDWLIAQFVRAGVEPRIAYTTTQPQIGLDLVVEGVGLYVVASYVLRQVPDGIVTRPLTGFDTAMRLSAVWRADDKRPTVRAFLDALPRRPRA; this is translated from the coding sequence ATGGAAATTCGACATTTGCGCTCGTTTCTCGCAATTGCTGCCGAGCTGCACTTCGGGCGCGCCGCACGGCGCGTCGGCATCACGCAGCCGGCGCTAAGCCAGCAGCTTCGACAGATGGAACGCGAACTCGGCACGCGCTTGGTCGGGCGCACCCCGAGCGTGGCGCTGACCGACTCCGGGCGCGTTCTCGCAGAGCACGGGGAAGCGCTGATGGCGCGGTGGTGCGATGCTCTGGAAGCCACGCGGCGCGCGGGGCAGACCGTGCGCCCCCGTTTGCGCATCGGCTTTCTCGAATACGTCAATCCCCCCTTCCTGGCCGCCACACTGCGCGCTTTACGCGAAGCGGTTCCAGAGGTCATCGTGGAGACGCGCAATCTGTACTCGCGCGAAGTCGTCGCCGGGCTCGTCGAAGGGACGCTCGACATCGGCTTGACCACGTCGCCGGTCGAACACCCTACGCTTGCGCTGCGCCCTTTGCTGGAGGGGAAATGGTTGGTTGCCATGCCCGCACGCCACCCGCTTCGCCGTCACGATACAGTGCCCGTCGAAGCGTTACGCGATGCGCCGTTGGTATTTTCGGATCGGCAGGTCAATCCGCCCATCTACGATTGGCTCATCGCACAGTTCGTTCGCGCCGGCGTTGAACCGCGGATCGCCTATACGACGACGCAGCCGCAAATCGGACTCGATCTCGTCGTCGAGGGGGTTGGACTCTACGTGGTCGCGTCGTACGTGCTCCGCCAGGTGCCAGACGGCATCGTCACCCGCCCCTTGACCGGGTTCGACACGGCCATGCGCCTATCGGCCGTCTGGCGTGCAGACGACAAGCGGCCTACCGTGCGTGCCTTTCTCGACGCCTTACCGCGCCGGCCGCGCGCTTAG
- a CDS encoding IS66 family transposase → MSRWNEDVGMTLGPIVEAALREAMSTAFCLATDATGIAIQPGRRNGGPRRPCDKGHFFVILADRDHVFFEYQRKHNSDAVGSMFYGFSGYIQADAHCVYDALFRGEFRSSDDDEPPKEVGCAAHARRKFHEAAAAKDPVAREALFRLRMLFENEEAWRRLPPEKRKLLRLQKSKPLLDDFFSWGEEQYALVKDQRGLLRTALGYALRHREALCRFLEDGRLRMENNASERALRTIALGRANWLFCGSDDHAQAMANIFSLLASCKLHGLDPEQYLTDMIRVFAHWPRDRYLELAPKYWTATRGRLNADQLARPVGFLTVPPPAAE, encoded by the coding sequence ATGTCACGCTGGAACGAAGACGTCGGCATGACGCTCGGGCCTATTGTGGAGGCTGCGCTGCGCGAGGCGATGAGCACGGCGTTTTGTCTGGCCACCGACGCGACGGGGATTGCCATCCAACCGGGTCGACGCAATGGCGGACCTAGAAGGCCTTGCGACAAGGGCCACTTCTTCGTCATCCTCGCCGACCGCGATCACGTCTTCTTCGAGTACCAGCGCAAGCACAACAGCGATGCCGTTGGCTCGATGTTCTACGGCTTTTCCGGGTACATCCAGGCCGATGCCCATTGCGTGTACGATGCACTTTTTCGCGGCGAATTCCGATCGAGTGACGACGACGAGCCACCGAAGGAGGTTGGGTGCGCTGCCCACGCCCGCCGCAAATTCCATGAGGCGGCGGCCGCGAAGGACCCGGTCGCGCGTGAAGCACTTTTTCGACTCCGCATGCTTTTCGAGAATGAAGAGGCGTGGCGCAGACTGCCACCGGAGAAGCGAAAGCTTCTCCGGCTCCAAAAGAGCAAACCTCTGCTGGACGACTTTTTCTCGTGGGGCGAGGAGCAATACGCGCTCGTTAAAGATCAGCGCGGCTTGTTGCGCACGGCGTTGGGCTACGCCCTTCGTCATCGGGAAGCTCTCTGCCGATTTCTCGAGGATGGTCGGCTGCGCATGGAGAACAACGCCAGTGAGCGCGCCCTCCGGACCATCGCGCTCGGAAGGGCCAATTGGCTCTTCTGCGGCAGCGACGACCATGCGCAAGCGATGGCGAACATCTTTTCCCTGCTCGCCTCCTGCAAACTGCATGGTCTCGACCCCGAGCAGTACCTCACGGACATGATCCGCGTCTTCGCCCACTGGCCCCGCGACCGCTACCTCGAACTCGCCCCCAAGTATTGGACCGCGACGCGCGGCCGCCTCAACGCCGACCAACTTGCTCGTCCCGTTGGCTTCCTCACTGTCCCGCCTCCTGCCGCGGAATAA
- the tnpB gene encoding IS66 family insertion sequence element accessory protein TnpB (TnpB, as the term is used for proteins encoded by IS66 family insertion elements, is considered an accessory protein, since TnpC, encoded by a neighboring gene, is a DDE family transposase.): MIPHGMQIFLAVAPIDLRWGFDRLAGIAKDRVGYDPRGGAMFIFFGKRRTTLKVIFYDGTGLCIFMKRLDKGGFRVPAPIQPDAASIEMTDAELEALLDAIDIDASPPRREKKPSLH, from the coding sequence ATGATCCCGCACGGTATGCAGATCTTTTTGGCCGTGGCGCCCATCGATCTGCGTTGGGGATTCGATCGTTTGGCAGGCATCGCCAAGGATCGCGTGGGTTACGATCCTCGCGGCGGAGCGATGTTCATCTTCTTTGGCAAACGACGCACGACCCTGAAGGTGATTTTCTACGATGGGACGGGACTTTGCATTTTTATGAAAAGGCTTGACAAAGGGGGCTTTCGCGTTCCCGCACCTATCCAGCCGGATGCGGCGAGCATCGAGATGACGGACGCGGAGCTCGAGGCGTTGCTCGACGCGATCGACATCGATGCGTCGCCTCCGAGGCGCGAAAAGAAGCCCTCCTTGCATTGA